In Ruminococcaceae bacterium BL-6, a genomic segment contains:
- a CDS encoding HNH endonuclease: MTESFKNIKGYNGEYKISNIGRVYSVKSNKYLKIAKDYHGYLFVNLCSKGKQKYKRVHRLVAEAFIPNPNNLPEVNHKDENKENNCVENLEWCNRSYNCNYGTRNERAKNTIINMDYKNINYVTKPKIVVQYTLHGELIKIYKSTQEAERETGFNHCNICRCCNGKLHTYKNYIWKYINSAADS, from the coding sequence TTGACAGAATCATTTAAAAATATTAAAGGATATAATGGAGAATACAAAATATCAAATATAGGTAGAGTTTATAGTGTAAAATCAAACAAATATTTAAAAATTGCAAAAGATTATCATGGATACTTATTTGTTAATTTATGTAGTAAAGGAAAACAGAAATATAAAAGAGTTCATAGGCTTGTAGCGGAAGCGTTTATTCCAAATCCTAATAATTTACCAGAAGTTAATCACAAAGATGAAAATAAAGAAAATAATTGTGTAGAAAATCTTGAATGGTGTAACAGAAGTTATAATTGTAATTATGGAACCAGAAACGAGAGAGCAAAAAACACAATTATTAATATGGATTATAAAAATATTAATTATGTGACAAAACCCAAAATAGTAGTCCAGTATACTCTTCATGGTGAATTAATTAAAATATATAAATCTACACAAGAAGCTGAACGAGAGACAGGATTTAATCATTGCAATATTTGTAGGTGTTGTAATGGTAAGTTACATACATATAAGAATTATATATGGAAATATATAAATAGTGCGGCAGACTCATAA
- a CDS encoding protein of unknown function (Evidence 5 : Unknown function) — translation MSSKRSTEIKKRYVGYYIGCNPNDRIDYPTIEYLTSKLEQDNVYAVLRKIHIDWMEETIPEWCIWKVFMSRETLLEHCYNLEQLNDRVYKINEPLYIATI, via the coding sequence ATGTCAAGTAAACGATCGACAGAAATAAAGAAAAGATATGTTGGATACTATATCGGCTGTAATCCAAACGATAGAATAGATTATCCTACAATTGAATATTTGACAAGTAAATTAGAACAAGATAATGTTTATGCTGTACTTCGTAAAATACATATAGATTGGATGGAAGAAACTATTCCTGAATGGTGTATTTGGAAAGTGTTTATGAGTCGTGAAACATTGTTGGAACATTGTTATAATTTAGAACAATTAAATGATAGGGTATATAAAATAAATGAGCCGTTGTATATAGCAACAATATGA
- a CDS encoding protein of unknown function (Evidence 5 : Unknown function): protein MFVVSVVNVFPKTEDDIIKDYQNNHISYTIDEYKKWLKSWDLLDYKYECEQVGYYECYEPANYSVENNIADIRDHTYDYAMIYEIPMNCMYPYIYIRENNLYVFKFNKVSKKFEEVKNGFNNEVSFIFKKRGFTVY, encoded by the coding sequence ATGTTTGTAGTATCAGTTGTTAATGTATTTCCTAAAACAGAAGATGATATTATAAAGGACTATCAAAATAATCATATTTCATATACTATTGATGAATACAAAAAATGGTTAAAAAGCTGGGATTTGCTTGATTATAAATATGAATGCGAACAGGTCGGATACTATGAATGCTACGAGCCAGCAAATTATTCAGTCGAAAATAATATAGCTGATATTCGTGATCATACTTATGATTATGCTATGATTTATGAAATACCAATGAATTGTATGTATCCGTATATCTACATCAGAGAAAATAATTTGTATGTATTCAAATTTAATAAAGTGAGCAAGAAATTCGAAGAAGTCAAAAATGGGTTTAATAATGAGGTTTCATTTATATTTAAAAAGCGTGGTTTTACAGTATATTAA
- a CDS encoding XRE family transcriptional regulator, with product MFNLKNLKQLRAHQNLTQKQMANLLQITERQYRRYESLEVEIPISKLIILANYFQVSIDYLIGRTNDFN from the coding sequence GTGTTTAATTTGAAAAACCTGAAACAATTAAGGGCTCATCAAAATTTAACTCAAAAACAAATGGCTAATTTATTACAAATTACAGAAAGACAATACAGAAGATATGAATCTTTAGAAGTTGAAATTCCAATTAGCAAATTAATAATTCTTGCAAACTATTTTCAGGTTTCTATTGATTATCTTATTGGTAGAACAAACGATTTTAACTAA
- a CDS encoding protein of unknown function (Evidence 5 : Unknown function), translating into MRDYKMFGISFDKGTGWKIKISEYLNALMHRFGYYRIDDLQSGGHCGLCGKAINGVFEKDWPVGICDDCANTK; encoded by the coding sequence ATGAGGGATTATAAAATGTTTGGTATTAGTTTTGATAAAGGAACAGGTTGGAAAATAAAGATTAGTGAATATCTTAACGCGCTTATGCATCGCTTTGGATACTATCGAATTGATGATTTGCAAAGTGGAGGACATTGCGGATTGTGTGGTAAGGCTATTAACGGAGTGTTTGAAAAAGATTGGCCTGTAGGAATTTGTGATGATTGTGCCAACACGAAATAA
- a CDS encoding protein of unknown function (Evidence 5 : Unknown function), producing MNMQENIKDVFSKVLTITGYGIGEVIVDGEIGTKGEYLDAYLLAIVLKEFIENGDIEIKLTNKLKSKSNRIDYLKRLLESIKELRITDD from the coding sequence ATGAATATGCAAGAAAATATTAAAGATGTATTTTCTAAAGTTCTTACAATTACAGGTTATGGAATCGGAGAAGTTATTGTAGATGGAGAAATTGGTACAAAAGGTGAATATCTGGATGCGTATTTATTAGCAATTGTATTAAAAGAATTTATAGAGAACGGTGATATTGAAATTAAATTAACGAACAAATTAAAATCTAAAAGTAATCGTATTGATTATTTAAAAAGATTACTAGAAAGTATAAAAGAACTGAGAATTACAGATGACTAA
- a CDS encoding protein of unknown function (Evidence 5 : Unknown function), which translates to MLYLTEKQWNARMKTIETKNLHKYQKTPYWLTISQVFSDCIVEIQTNGVEGESVRVIDEERYKELKEYCQSENFVLRKE; encoded by the coding sequence GTGCTTTATTTAACCGAAAAACAATGGAATGCAAGAATGAAAACGATTGAAACTAAAAACCTACACAAGTATCAGAAGACTCCATATTGGTTAACTATATCACAAGTGTTTTCGGACTGCATCGTGGAGATACAAACGAATGGTGTAGAAGGAGAATCGGTTAGGGTGATTGATGAAGAAAGATACAAAGAATTAAAAGAATATTGTCAGTCAGAAAACTTTGTATTGAGAAAGGAATGA
- a CDS encoding protein of unknown function (Evidence 5 : Unknown function) — MLIKQYDKILKNIERGDAIIMLQNNSFICPKYGDIWWVNIPNAIGSQQGGTRPMLIVSNDTYNRHSPTVTACSITSQVKKHSPVHIFVSKNDVCGLDKDSVVLVEKIWDINKNQLISKIGKFPIIKERELAEKFLIQFPVLSMVKN; from the coding sequence ATGCTCATAAAGCAATATGATAAAATATTAAAAAATATTGAAAGAGGGGATGCCATCATCATGTTGCAGAATAATAGTTTTATCTGTCCTAAATATGGAGATATATGGTGGGTCAATATCCCTAACGCTATTGGAAGCCAGCAGGGAGGAACGCGTCCTATGCTAATTGTATCTAACGATACTTATAATAGGCATAGCCCTACTGTGACCGCGTGTTCTATTACCTCTCAGGTGAAAAAACATAGTCCTGTTCATATTTTTGTATCGAAAAATGATGTATGTGGGCTTGATAAAGATTCTGTTGTATTGGTAGAAAAAATTTGGGATATTAATAAAAACCAATTAATTTCTAAAATTGGGAAATTTCCAATTATTAAAGAGAGAGAATTGGCTGAAAAATTTTTGATTCAATTCCCTGTATTAAGTATGGTGAAAAATTAA
- a CDS encoding protein of unknown function (Evidence 5 : Unknown function) → MDTDLLVPMASVSKTIEVSSLLEKIEKQYITGGEKLQDLIIKKKAEETGKEIKKRPYMEAQRGYTWETWRASNYITSVMFHKHIPEIMLYREDDRSQYQKTLDGQQRLTTLWMFVNNQFALNMKKANFNKFILDGKEYSLKDLNGKKFSDLPTEWQDRILSYPQEITIYNSCSDRQAEDLYTEMANGTKPLKPVEIRKAAMGIDVRKFIYQLLGDGWAFHTMTPLSAIGNMGIDICSQFLTLLSKGGPVQLDKEIVDSLIYDFRDFGIPNDVKQNALETSQYLTNATDTMIENKKNSDEGIKKGRKIKNYNRFRFPIFKNKTYILMFLWAGYRAKTDNIDINKFAEWTIKFFTDPSDLFKMGIGTGRNKSNDLANVSKRMNAIDIEIENLK, encoded by the coding sequence ATGGATACAGATCTTTTAGTTCCAATGGCAAGTGTATCTAAAACAATAGAAGTTAGTTCTTTACTTGAAAAAATTGAGAAGCAGTATATTACAGGAGGAGAAAAACTACAAGATCTTATTATTAAGAAAAAGGCCGAAGAAACAGGAAAAGAAATAAAGAAGCGTCCTTATATGGAAGCACAGAGAGGGTACACTTGGGAAACATGGCGAGCATCAAACTATATCACATCAGTTATGTTTCATAAGCATATTCCAGAGATCATGCTTTATAGAGAAGATGACAGAAGTCAATATCAAAAAACACTTGATGGTCAACAAAGATTGACTACGTTATGGATGTTTGTAAACAACCAATTTGCCTTAAACATGAAAAAAGCAAATTTTAATAAGTTTATTCTTGATGGAAAAGAATATTCTCTAAAAGATTTAAATGGAAAGAAATTTTCGGATTTGCCTACAGAATGGCAAGACAGGATTTTGAGTTACCCTCAAGAGATCACTATTTATAACAGTTGTTCTGATAGGCAGGCCGAGGATCTTTATACTGAAATGGCCAATGGGACTAAACCATTAAAACCCGTTGAGATTCGTAAGGCTGCAATGGGTATTGATGTAAGAAAATTTATTTATCAACTTTTAGGTGATGGATGGGCGTTTCACACTATGACTCCACTTTCAGCAATAGGAAACATGGGAATTGATATTTGTTCACAATTTTTAACGCTATTATCAAAGGGTGGCCCGGTGCAACTCGACAAAGAAATAGTGGACAGCCTAATTTATGATTTTCGTGATTTCGGAATCCCAAACGATGTAAAACAAAATGCTCTTGAAACTAGTCAGTATTTAACAAATGCCACGGATACAATGATCGAAAATAAAAAAAATAGTGATGAGGGAATTAAAAAGGGGAGAAAAATTAAAAATTATAATAGATTTCGTTTCCCAATTTTTAAAAACAAGACTTATATTTTAATGTTTTTGTGGGCTGGATATAGGGCAAAAACAGACAATATTGATATAAATAAATTTGCAGAATGGACTATTAAATTTTTTACTGACCCATCAGATTTATTCAAAATGGGAATTGGAACAGGGAGGAACAAAAGTAATGATCTTGCAAATGTAAGCAAAAGGATGAACGCAATAGATATCGAGATTGAAAATTTAAAATAA
- a CDS encoding protein of unknown function (Evidence 5 : Unknown function): protein MCDKVYCEECGKLLGYANYETFHKSYKGFISKEHRKLFCNEQCYKQYCDRNKIEDYDNE from the coding sequence ATGTGTGATAAAGTTTATTGTGAAGAATGCGGTAAGTTGTTGGGTTATGCAAATTATGAAACATTTCATAAATCATATAAAGGATTTATATCTAAAGAACATAGGAAATTATTTTGTAATGAGCAATGCTATAAGCAGTATTGTGATAGGAACAAAATAGAGGATTACGATAATGAGTAA
- a CDS encoding protein of unknown function (Evidence 5 : Unknown function) encodes MAREYKKHPWKQFEYYFNVKFKWYQKISLWVQCKIYNIKNYYTNPYRVINRKIK; translated from the coding sequence ATGGCAAGAGAGTATAAAAAACATCCGTGGAAACAATTCGAATATTATTTTAATGTCAAATTCAAATGGTATCAGAAAATAAGTTTATGGGTTCAATGTAAAATATATAATATTAAAAATTATTATACTAATCCATATAGAGTTATTAATAGAAAAATTAAATAA
- a CDS encoding protein of unknown function (Evidence 5 : Unknown function), whose protein sequence is MVMIPTDVYPSLYFDLRKLDGTKVHTSASYKKLRLLEKSNGQIIERRMAIPPLP, encoded by the coding sequence TTGGTCATGATACCTACGGATGTTTATCCTAGTCTGTACTTTGACTTGCGGAAGTTAGATGGTACAAAGGTACATACATCCGCGAGCTACAAAAAATTGAGGTTGCTTGAGAAGTCAAACGGACAAATTATTGAAAGGAGGATGGCGATTCCTCCGCTACCCTAA
- a CDS encoding protein of unknown function (Evidence 5 : Unknown function), with product MDKKTLGLSEDEVHRPEIMLENLDVSGFTKQDFLDDTFFYDGICIPLVQLSNPEWKSVWFWMVNKFEMKSGYIVKENQPVDLCLYIEDDPTTEERSYTLSAFLKIDDYGEVITECETEKIIPVKGEIEAINLALLKVSNYEEYFLKYTRYQVAANKLISGFGFVMDEIDSSDMYKSIWLSCDQKVCIIGCISNVHNATSKLQVLKVG from the coding sequence ATGGATAAAAAAACTTTAGGTTTATCGGAGGATGAAGTTCATCGTCCAGAAATTATGTTAGAAAATCTTGATGTATCAGGATTTACAAAACAGGATTTTTTAGATGATACATTTTTTTACGATGGAATTTGTATTCCGCTTGTCCAATTGTCGAATCCAGAGTGGAAGTCTGTATGGTTTTGGATGGTGAATAAGTTTGAAATGAAATCTGGATACATTGTAAAGGAAAATCAACCAGTCGATCTCTGCCTTTATATTGAAGATGATCCGACCACAGAAGAAAGAAGTTATACCCTAAGCGCATTTCTTAAAATCGATGATTATGGTGAAGTAATAACAGAATGTGAGACTGAAAAAATTATTCCGGTGAAAGGAGAAATTGAGGCTATTAATTTAGCTTTGTTAAAAGTTAGTAATTATGAAGAATACTTTCTAAAATATACGAGATATCAGGTAGCTGCAAATAAATTAATCTCTGGTTTTGGATTTGTTATGGATGAGATTGATAGTTCAGATATGTACAAATCAATTTGGTTGTCTTGTGATCAAAAAGTATGCATAATTGGCTGTATCTCAAATGTTCATAATGCAACATCGAAATTACAAGTATTAAAAGTTGGATAA
- a CDS encoding protein of unknown function (Evidence 5 : Unknown function): MRSVTSESYIVVNGRKRYLEESFTWLSYLMEDSEEAILTLHESKLITDQIIKIPKCAIIEYGCVD, from the coding sequence ATGCGAAGTGTAACAAGCGAAAGTTATATTGTTGTTAACGGTAGAAAACGTTATTTAGAAGAATCTTTCACGTGGCTATCTTATTTAATGGAAGATTCAGAAGAAGCGATTTTGACTTTACATGAAAGCAAATTGATCACAGATCAGATAATTAAAATTCCAAAATGTGCAATTATAGAATACGGATGTGTTGACTAA
- a CDS encoding protein of unknown function (Evidence 5 : Unknown function), protein MILENLRYIIKLESKSKTCFILRINTTAVYTALTRGTKDRHFHPQPTLNVSLVLR, encoded by the coding sequence TTGATTTTGGAAAACCTGAGGTATATAATTAAATTAGAAAGTAAATCAAAAACATGTTTTATATTGCGGATTAACACAACGGCAGTGTACACGGCTTTGACCCGTGGTACGAAAGATCGACACTTTCATCCGCAACCAACTCTAAACGTTTCGCTTGTTCTTCGATAA
- a CDS encoding protein of unknown function (Evidence 5 : Unknown function) yields MRKEFAVKYSLDENQQNKLVNLFNRWNTLYPNDEDTPEKLFEFIMTLGSSYVIDDCFDRRTLFILRRVRQ; encoded by the coding sequence ATGCGTAAAGAATTTGCTGTAAAATATTCTCTCGATGAAAATCAGCAAAATAAGCTTGTTAATTTATTTAACAGATGGAATACTCTTTATCCAAATGACGAGGACACTCCAGAAAAACTCTTTGAATTTATAATGACACTTGGGAGTAGTTATGTGATTGATGATTGTTTTGATAGACGTACCCTGTTTATCCTCCGCAGGGTACGTCAGTGA
- a CDS encoding conserved protein of unknown function (Evidence 4 : Unknown function but conserved in other organisms): MHIIRYSDDGFRPQYQSFHLAGIDYERNEYMKDFDSIPDHLKSVSLERHNRIIPFYKQHMDLFQYGVWAFIDGHKDNQALNHLRHKVPCWEADIDNNAVVVGVNWDHLMFIRDSECTVFGFYIPKQSMWSLKNIKRKV; encoded by the coding sequence ATGCATATTATTAGATATTCGGACGATGGATTCAGGCCACAGTATCAGTCTTTTCATCTTGCCGGCATTGATTATGAGCGCAATGAATATATGAAAGATTTTGATAGTATTCCAGATCATCTAAAATCAGTGAGTCTTGAAAGACATAATCGTATTATTCCTTTTTATAAGCAGCATATGGATTTGTTTCAATATGGCGTATGGGCATTTATAGATGGTCACAAAGATAATCAGGCATTGAATCATCTGCGTCACAAAGTACCGTGTTGGGAAGCCGATATAGACAATAATGCGGTTGTAGTTGGTGTTAATTGGGATCATCTTATGTTTATTAGAGACAGTGAATGCACTGTTTTTGGGTTTTATATTCCAAAACAAAGTATGTGGAGTTTAAAAAATATTAAAAGGAAGGTTTAA
- a CDS encoding protein of unknown function (Evidence 5 : Unknown function) codes for MIIQLKDGSYERIESIEQLKYLIKDSLGEYATNIIVDKIEDEISELEEQANYTQQKIHTDLDSYECSLESQKSAADDMNDYIEQMINYIGTNKRLNKSKLKEMLTDAHRVWQNNF; via the coding sequence ATGATAATTCAGTTAAAGGATGGTTCATATGAGCGAATTGAAAGTATAGAACAGTTGAAATATTTAATTAAAGATTCGCTCGGGGAATATGCAACAAATATAATTGTAGATAAAATTGAAGATGAAATTTCAGAGTTAGAAGAGCAAGCTAATTATACTCAACAGAAAATACATACAGATTTGGATTCCTATGAGTGTAGTTTGGAATCACAGAAAAGTGCGGCTGATGATATGAATGATTATATTGAGCAAATGATAAATTACATAGGAACTAATAAAAGATTGAATAAAAGTAAACTAAAAGAAATGTTGACAGATGCACATAGAGTATGGCAGAATAATTTTTGA
- a CDS encoding protein of unknown function (Evidence 5 : Unknown function), producing the protein MFNHGKTNSKVINMKSNIHKKITFEDKFARKYFCKHARLNSIRQDKKEQHKKFRRLFKQNRDDNNDR; encoded by the coding sequence ATGTTTAATCATGGAAAGACAAATTCAAAGGTAATTAATATGAAAAGTAATATACATAAGAAGATCACATTTGAAGATAAGTTTGCAAGAAAGTATTTTTGTAAACACGCTAGGCTTAATTCTATTAGGCAAGATAAAAAAGAACAGCATAAAAAATTCAGAAGGTTATTTAAGCAAAATCGAGATGATAATAATGATAGATAA
- a CDS encoding protein of unknown function (Evidence 5 : Unknown function), which yields MSSTLQIINSIVSKAMHKRVKIFTNLYFPTCSFIKTNTKHFIIPHSFLNTKFSD from the coding sequence ATGTCCTCCACTTTGCAAATCATCAATTCGATAGTATCCAAAGCGATGCATAAGCGCGTTAAGATATTCACTAATCTTTATTTTCCAACCTGTTCCTTTATCAAAACTAATACCAAACATTTTATAATCCCTCATTCCTTTCTCAATACAAAGTTTTCTGACTGA
- a CDS encoding DNA-binding transcriptional regulator, XRE family: MDWSYDKLWRLLIDKHMKRSELREQTGISTSTLAKMGKNEIVSMDVLAKLCKALQCDIGDIIEYVGKGE; encoded by the coding sequence ATGGATTGGTCATATGATAAACTTTGGAGGTTGCTTATTGATAAGCATATGAAGAGATCAGAGCTGCGTGAGCAGACAGGTATTAGCACATCTACGTTGGCTAAGATGGGCAAGAATGAGATTGTATCTATGGATGTACTTGCAAAGCTGTGTAAGGCGCTACAGTGCGATATAGGCGATATAATTGAGTATGTGGGGAAGGGTGAGTAA
- a CDS encoding YopX domain-containing protein has product MRDILFRGKQEQSGEWVYGNLVQYINKNEYDNENYILTQDEVHHTLDLGGRIECDMESVESKTVGQYTGLKDKNDKEIYEGDIIKWVDWSGHKRKTEVRYDEEWKRFCVWLNGAETIGVNKHLSDDIEVIGNKFDNPELMK; this is encoded by the coding sequence ATGAGAGATATTCTTTTTCGTGGTAAACAAGAACAGAGTGGAGAATGGGTATATGGAAATCTTGTACAATACATAAATAAAAATGAATATGATAATGAAAATTACATCCTTACACAAGATGAAGTTCATCATACATTAGATTTAGGCGGCAGAATTGAATGTGACATGGAATCAGTTGAATCTAAAACAGTAGGACAATATACAGGATTAAAAGACAAGAATGATAAAGAAATTTATGAAGGAGATATTATTAAATGGGTTGATTGGAGTGGTCATAAACGAAAGACAGAAGTCAGATATGACGAAGAATGGAAAAGATTTTGTGTTTGGTTGAATGGTGCTGAAACAATAGGTGTAAATAAACATTTATCAGATGATATTGAAGTAATAGGTAATAAATTTGATAATCCAGAATTGATGAAATGA
- a CDS encoding protein of unknown function (Evidence 5 : Unknown function), translating to MIKEILKKFKITPEELYNPERKLQFFEDCYGDQKDQTIYPVLKLYISSFAEMERKNKKDLLNFNIVEIEDIFKNLGIVTNSTFNNRKSIIKKYFQWGVDRHLISIEQLELFNYIGLENVFSEKNLIKKYFKDLDDLINYIDTALKFYKPLDKNQYSVTIITLLLLWCGLRIDQIYSLKTEAINFRRNIIKINKYEYVLPERITQIISNYLKQTSYVVDLKSKGYKYYFYKDTGYFLRVTGPKESYYSKATLFTKISNFGNRLELDQDNKYYGHTLLPEDVIVSGSFYRIYEFEQKNKADIHNVDKKVYLKLLYKEDEPEQKTIDFISEYINWKRTFYGV from the coding sequence ATGATAAAAGAAATTTTAAAAAAGTTTAAAATAACTCCTGAAGAATTATATAATCCAGAACGCAAGTTACAATTTTTTGAAGATTGTTATGGAGATCAAAAAGACCAAACGATTTACCCTGTTTTAAAATTATATATAAGCTCCTTTGCAGAAATGGAGCGGAAAAACAAGAAGGATTTATTAAACTTTAATATAGTAGAAATTGAGGATATATTTAAGAATCTTGGGATTGTAACAAATAGTACGTTTAATAATCGGAAGTCAATTATAAAAAAATATTTCCAATGGGGAGTTGATAGACATTTAATTAGCATAGAGCAATTAGAATTATTTAATTATATTGGACTTGAAAATGTTTTTTCTGAAAAAAATTTAATAAAAAAATATTTTAAAGATTTAGATGATTTAATTAATTACATCGATACCGCTCTTAAATTTTACAAACCTTTAGATAAAAATCAATATAGTGTGACAATAATTACACTTCTTTTACTATGGTGTGGACTACGAATAGATCAAATTTATAGTCTAAAGACAGAAGCTATCAATTTTCGTAGAAATATAATTAAAATAAATAAATATGAATATGTTTTGCCTGAACGAATAACACAAATTATTTCAAACTACTTGAAACAAACAAGCTATGTTGTTGATTTGAAATCAAAAGGATACAAATATTATTTTTATAAAGATACAGGGTATTTTTTAAGAGTTACTGGGCCGAAAGAATCGTATTATTCAAAAGCAACATTATTTACTAAAATTTCAAATTTCGGTAATAGATTAGAGTTGGATCAAGATAATAAATATTATGGGCATACTCTATTACCAGAAGACGTGATCGTTTCTGGAAGTTTTTATCGTATTTATGAGTTTGAACAAAAGAACAAAGCGGATATTCATAATGTTGATAAAAAAGTTTATTTAAAATTGCTTTATAAAGAAGACGAGCCAGAACAAAAAACAATAGATTTTATTTCTGAATATATAAACTGGAAACGAACTTTTTATGGTGTATGA
- a CDS encoding conserved protein of unknown function (Evidence 4 : Unknown function but conserved in other organisms): METKDYVITDGDVYLAYDKTNGLTATKDKNKAKKYSYESACNVVNNHNIPKNDKRNYKVVCIYDLLDNKNDIHSFDVSQISNTKFDWNQKVNDFNSFYTELQTYKDDLHKLQEKNEAEICDLYHYIEFFDLSASQGFKAYKMLQKRLKLRRNIKDEEKRIGMFFNLNPAEAINGILYKKIDGINHQQYAPRILKELFNV, translated from the coding sequence ATGGAAACTAAAGATTATGTTATTACAGATGGAGATGTTTATCTTGCATATGATAAAACGAATGGTCTAACGGCAACAAAAGATAAGAACAAGGCTAAAAAATATAGTTATGAATCCGCTTGTAATGTAGTGAATAATCATAATATTCCAAAGAACGATAAGCGAAACTACAAAGTTGTTTGTATTTATGATTTGCTGGATAATAAAAATGATATTCATAGTTTTGATGTTTCACAAATTTCTAACACTAAATTTGATTGGAACCAAAAAGTTAATGACTTCAATAGTTTTTATACAGAATTGCAAACATATAAAGACGATTTACATAAATTACAAGAAAAAAATGAAGCTGAAATTTGCGATTTGTATCATTATATAGAATTTTTTGATCTTTCAGCTTCCCAAGGTTTTAAAGCCTATAAGATGTTACAGAAAAGGTTAAAACTTAGAAGAAATATTAAAGATGAAGAAAAACGAATTGGAATGTTTTTTAATTTGAATCCTGCCGAAGCTATTAATGGTATTCTGTATAAGAAAATAGATGGAATTAATCATCAGCAATATGCTCCTAGAATCTTAAAAGAATTATTCAATGTTTAA
- a CDS encoding protein of unknown function (Evidence 5 : Unknown function), producing MSKITKQEQIVLNKIHAEFTFENDGTVRYFSIPTQWSSANTLYEAINNCLEANKKQNGLSPLGYIINKYENKTE from the coding sequence ATGAGTAAAATAACAAAGCAAGAGCAAATTGTATTAAATAAAATACACGCAGAATTTACATTTGAAAATGATGGTACTGTACGATATTTTTCAATTCCAACACAATGGTCATCAGCTAATACACTTTATGAAGCCATAAATAATTGTTTAGAAGCCAATAAAAAACAAAATGGATTGTCTCCATTAGGATATATAATAAACAAATATGAAAATAAGACTGAATAA